The Palaemon carinicauda isolate YSFRI2023 chromosome 24, ASM3689809v2, whole genome shotgun sequence nucleotide sequence GGCGGGTGGCAAACGTGAAGTACTTTCATTATACAAGGCCTTGCTAAGAGAAAGCAGAAAGTTCAGCGGTTACAACTACAGGTACATATGGTTATAAGTAATTTAGTAGAATAATAATTCAACATTGTGGCTCCTAAGGTATGTAATGATGTGCACCGGGTTTACCTACAGGTTGTGATAATTATATACCCGTGCACCTATCGTTCTAACCACAGTGAAACAAtgcttattttcattttataatgattGTGTGGGGTGTATGTTTGATAGCAGCTACCCATGTGTGTATGATGACAGCTGACTAAGATCACGGCAGTGTAAGGGTGAGGGGTCGTTAACTCCCCTTCTGTTAGGTAAGTAGGGTAGGTTAGAtggggggtagtttgtagcgctacggccaagcgtcctaatttgccttttatcgctccgactgttatcatgtatagaataaaaacatttggAAATGGTCTACTGATCttgaatatgttgtgtaaggggggtctgGGGGGGCACagccccccctgggtaaggacacggcttttagcataggttaggtgggttttttgaGTTAGCTTCTCCCCGCCAAAATCgatggccacagttcagaatattcccgttttctacgggatctggccgtcaccctacgaAGGCTCCTAGATGGGGAAGTATAGGTTAGTTGGTATGGGGAAGAATTGGTTGCTGATGTACAAAGACTCTCATATTTagtcatattttcatttatataatgatAGTGTATCTATTTATAACGAAAATTCATAGCCGCTTATATGAGGAAATGTGTATTGTTATCCTCTAATTTTCTTTTGGAATCCTACCATGTAGAGTGTAGCATGTCTGGGTAAtataaattcagtgatatttcgatAAAGTTGCACCTGTCCATTACCGCATCCTAGTATACAGGAGCTAGATATTTATCTTCTATGCAAGCGAAGCGATTGCACACCAGAGGAAAAATCATTTTTCGGCAATATTTCAATAGAGTCGCATGCCGCGCGCTTGCTTCgtttgcaaaaagaaaaagaatccAGCTCTTATGTAATGGGAAGTGGTAATGGCTAGGCGAGACTATCAAAATATCACTATAATTTTGCTTGTAATAGTTTAGAGAAGGGTGGGTTAGGTTGTTTTGCGTAGGATTGGTAAGGTTAGGTTTGGACATTTTTTAATTAGGACTCAACCTCCTTTAGATACTCGCCTCAGCCATAGAAACTGGTATTTGCAATTTTTGTGCTAATGACTAATTGGCTCTTTTTGTGGTCTtatgatttttctttattcaatcgACTACTTTCAATTCTAAAGCGACTCTATTGCTTCCAGATGTATTTCGTGCCTGAaaaatcatttgttccgtaaccgaaatacaaaccacgctatttacattgggtttactttcgccgtagctgaaatgacgagccagtagtttttaacgagggttaactacccccgcgctagttagcgggggcaggggaaggggtagcttgctacccctcccccccacacaccggtgatttgcttcacttcacttagaggtaggacttgacttgggggacagggctggcgggaaaatatgtgtaaatagctaaggtttgtatggttaggaaaaatacaaattatctccgaatttgtcatatctcgCTTGGGAAACAAATTAAGGAATACAACTTTACCTGAGGTTCCCCACCTAACTTAATTATCAGCTTTTCTTTAGCATAGTACATCTTCAACTTAAGAGGCTGTAACTGTTATCACTGGTGTTTCAGAAACACTAAATTTTTGCAAGTGCTTTTCTGTAGAACAAGGTTACTGTACATGAATATcatatcattgtttatatatgacttgtCTTTAACACTACTGATCTTCGTAGATAGATCACTAATTGAATTGCTTGATTTacacttctttattttttttctctcaccgGCATTGTTTTGACAAGAAACATATGTAGACAATTTCTTTAGCATTTTCTTGAGGTAAAATTCACATGAACACAAGTGAACACTACGTATGTGATGTATAGCCTCTGCTCACTGCACGACTGATTTCGTACTACTGTAGTATTCTTAGTATTGTCCACAAATAATGCGGATATGGAGTTTAATTTTTGCTCACAAACTGATTAAATGATCGTATACCAATTGGAATTTTCATGCTCATATTCAGTGACTAGTAACCAGAGGTATCAATGTACAATATATCCATTTGAACTAGCTAAGCTATGCTTATTACTAATCTGTTCTATCAACTGACTGATGACTCCTAACCTTCCCTCCAACTCTGCTACTATTGAAAACAAGTCTACAGCTACATGTAAAGAAGAAAATTCTTTGAAAAGTCTTGTAAAGAATCATTATATTGAATCGGCATGTATTCAATGCATTGATTGAAAATCATTACACGTACTCTGCTCCTTTTATTTAAACTAATTGTTAAGTATTAGCATAAAAGAGATGTTTTGCTTATAAATAGTGCATATACTTGCGGTTAAATGTACGTTTTGAATAGTTGTTGTTACCGTATTGATATTTGCCTTTGCTTCCAGATGCATTTCATAACCAACTACTTTAAAGTTTTATCCTATGATTTCAGTGCTATTTCTACTCTACTGATTATGTCATCTAGAATATGCTCACATATTTGAAGAGCGAAACTTGAATTTCTCTCTTTGAAACTGCTTAATCAATTCATCAACTCGGCTTGGACTTTTTAAATGTGGACCTCATAAAGGAAAATGTAAAGGTTTCCTTGAAAAAGTTGCAATTAAACATATATGAACTTTGTGCTGTACTGTACATTACAGTATATCCATTTTTGCCAGTAGGCAAGGCTTTGAAATTATCACTTCTCTCTCGTCAGCTGAACACAAGTCTACAAATATGTACTATACAAGTATGTGAAATATCTTTAATCTATGATGTTAATTGTGCTTCATTCCCAGATTTGTATGTAGAAAATAATGGTTTTATGATATTGATTATTCATCATATCTGTAGTTTTGTATAGTAATAGTCTCAGTCAGCTTACAAAAGCAATGTACCTCACCCTGGAATACTTCCAGATAAACTAGGTGGCTGAACTCTTGTGGCCTTATTACCTAGGGCAAATTTGAGGCCACTGTAAATTGTGTGTTTTtactatatacataaaaatttttttAGGTACAAAATGAACAGCTGTCTTGAATGTGTTAGGGAATTCTCTATAGTGTCACACTATTACACCCTTTAATATTTACTGCTTTGCTAGTTTtggaataaaaactaaaattttgtttttagcaCTAATAGGaattaaaacaaatttaatatGGGGTTATTGTTTGTGAACATTTAATTATTTCTGAGTCTTGCTTTCAGAGAATATGCCATGAGAAGAATTAAAGATGGTTTTAGAGAAGGAAAGTCACTCGTTGGTGAGGAGCAACAGAGGCAACTCCAGAGAGCTAGGGAATCTTTAGAAATAGTGAAAAGACAGGTAAGTGTTACATTGTTTTCCTCTAATATTACAGAGGCAAAAGTTATTTCActcattttatatttgtatttcttttatgtaattttctGTGTGTTCTTGCTAGGAGCCCTATACTCCTTGGGtaaatacatgtactgtatttgtaaaatatatatattttgttgttgttgggttCTTGCTCATACAAGAATATGAGGAAATGAACTAGTTGATATGGAGGCTGAAGATGTTAGTTTGTAAAACAAAGGTTAACACTGAAATGAGAGAAGCCTAATACTAATGTTTTGATGTAATTAAAATTATCAGACATTACACaggcttaatattttttttatagttttttggtATGCTACAGTGTCAGCCATGATGTCTTTCAGCTTATACATCACTTATTTAAGGTTAATGCTTAATTTTGGTTTGTGCTAGAACCCATCTAGGGTGTGAGTTATCAGCCTCGGATATTATATTTGGATGCATTTAGGATTTTTGCATTGAGAAACCTTTGTGCCCATGTGTATTTTTGGAAGGTCTTTCTTTTAAGGATCTTGCAACCAATACCTTTTTTTCTGTTGGCATTTGCTTGAGATGAACGTGTTAGCGATTGTAGGCTTTTTCCAAGATTGTGGGTTTTGGTGTTGAGAAAATTATTTTCTCTTGCCTACCTTCTTTTTGCATTTCATCCATATGGTGGCATAGGGATAGAGGATAGTGCCTATGGTGTCTTAACCAAAGATTTTATCTTTCTGGATGGTTTTTAAAGATTGTAGAGGCTTTTACAGGAAAGACCTGTCGATTACTGTATCCAACTAGGGTGGCTAAGTTTCAGTTAGTTAAAACTTAAAACCTTAGGGAAACTTCCAAATGTGTTGGTGGCATTAACATTTAATGTCATCCCTCATGAAGTTAGTGACTGAAGCTCAAAAGGAAATAAGTTCTTGTGGGACTTAAAGGCTGGGTTCATGATATCAGGAGAGCAGCTACTTTCTTTAATTCCTATAGAATTCTTTCTTTGTGTTTCGGCAACAGCTCAGTGGCATACCAAATACAGTGGGTTTTCATAAGCACTTTATAAGCtggttttttttatgttattgggTGTTGGATGGGATCAGCGAGGATGTTCCAGTGTATCTAGTATTGAATGCATGTGGAGTGATCTGTATAGATTAAAATACAGTCAATTAAATTTTTTGTGAAGTATAGGCCTTCATTGTATTTATTTAGTATAGCTCAGTAAGTTATTGGCCAGTGCTGTGGAAGCTGCAATGATCTTCTAGTGTAAAGTATTGAAAGTGTGTAATTGGGGCAATATGTATTGATAGATTCCTTTGTTTGTTTGAATTTTAGGCCATAGTGGCTATTTGGTAATTGATTTTTCAAAATATGTATTAATGCATTACTGCTGAGACTTGCTAGCAGGATATGGCATTGCTTTAAACTTTCCTTGTTGAACCCTCCTCGTTCAGTGTGGGATTCATCCAGATGACCCTAAAGCGAGTgtcgtcatcatctcctcttttgtctgttgacgcaaagggcctcatgagtgtagaaataattattttcaatattaatcttacccgatgatcatgtagctgtcaactctgttgcccgacagaaatctacggtcgggatacgccagcgatcgctatacaggtgggggtgtacacaacagcgccatctgtgagcaggtactcaagtacttcttgtcaacaagaactcaatttttcctctgtcgtgccaccggctagacctacttggatacgctgttgattctggagttattgttcacgatttggtgatgtatttgctctagagtttagccttcgctattcaggaagctttatcattagcttagcaagtttttggaattaattttatatctctccgccttttataggcctcttcgattaacttccttttattataaacttataaaaattaatttttaggtttgtttatatgcgacctttcctaatagtaggcggtcttttcttggaaccaaagttaattaacattgagcccgtcatatcgtttttgcctgttaagattttatgctattttaattttaatgtttttgaaagaatttctttgatagtctcgtactgttttcaaagttgaactaacgttttgttttgtctccgcagttgttgacgttcagaacgttcaacttgtgctctatcgttacgatagagagagagtattcacggtttcacgttgcagtaagagtaaaccgattctagcgttttgttcattctttcttagcttaaatggttttaattctaataaaggaactttttatttgggaaatctttcagtttttttccttgaacaataatatgttttaacgatatatataattgggctcatctctcaggttctaagtcaagagagagagagagagagatagagacggagggagagagaggaggataaacgtttcgttcaagcgggtaacgttgttatcgtttttgctcttctccctagtctctttaggggaagaaggtaaaacgtttctagagttttattcttgttcccaggctttatgcggtgagagattttaaacgtagtttatttgatctagtgtttagtctcttttccagccactgaattctttatctttcattttgtttttctgttacattgtaatactgttttcgcaattactaacttttaatgaaggataggattgcgtgtttcaggtactaaccacttaaagtttcgagttcagtgaaataagtgcaaacagaaaatcaaaagtgataaagtgataagcgcaaagtgttacagtgttgcgttcgagggttcgtctgttcgtgccagttgttcgcctagtctgggacctcttacaagctcccaagcccaggggagaagtaatgtcgaaggacttatgggttcatcaggccttgatcgacgaacagacgtttccctccgtggtttcgggtgtatccactcacgtagccgacgtgatcaccccacccacacaaagacgagagagcccatttattcctcgtctgcggaagaggtttctcgcagaaaccatggaccaaatcttgcagcttttaagtgcaagtcggtcccttccgcgcaagtccaacggcctaggtgtagccactgggtcagttcggacttgctgcagtacgacaactgcacacctcccagagaggcaaggtggtaccgcaacaggcagtaactccgtctgttgccgcaccagctgttttagaccctcagtctcaatggACAGtactccgtttgttgttgtctttcatagaccctagtggtccatgctgcagactatacagtctcagcttgctccttcatacaggagtatcatgctggaaggttgacaatgcagcctgttaacctacaacccgccgaggttgtgcgctcagcagattctgcggctgcctgctcccaccctccacctgtgagagctccacctccgatgcgcagtccaccctgccagacgcatgttcttgctgcgcctcctgctttcatgcgtgagctgccgcatcgggagttgccgggttccagcactatgcggcaacctcctcaacccatgaggcaggagcctcatgctatgcggcatcctcctcaacccatgaggcaggagcctcatgctatgcggcaacctcctcaacccatgaggcaggagcctcatgctatgcggcatcctcctcaacccatgaggcgggagcctcatgctatgaggagcctcatgctatgcggcatcctcctcaacccatgaggcaggagcctcatgctatgcggcatcctcctcaacccatgaggcaggagcctcatgctatgcggcaacctcctcaacccatgaggcaggagcctcatgctatgcggcatcctcctcaacccatgaggcaggagcctcatgctatgcggcaacctcctcaacccatgaggcaggagcctcatgctatgcggcatcctcctcaacccatgcggcatgagcctcatcccatgcagcatgagcctcatcccatgcagcatgagcctcatcccatgcagcatgagcctcatcccatgcagcatgagcctcataccatgcagcatgagcctcatcccatgcagcatgagcctcatcccatgcagcataagccgcatgccatgcaacatgctctgcataccttacagcatgctctacatacagcatgctctgcataccttacagcatgctctgcataccgtatagcatgctctgcataccgtacagcatgctctgcataccgtacagcatgctctgcataccttaccgcatgcttctcaatcacacatctttggttgttgccaactcacaagactgtcaagcagtttcataacgttgccttctggtctgctgcttttgcaccagtgaaaccctcactgagagaacttagcttttctcggatatggttcctgttgatgagaaagtgctattctccctccttctgatattcccttgaggactctgtcatttggagaggagccttaagctgcttagcctcctatggtcttttatttaagcataacatgcttccagggagggtaatggttccgcttcagtcgctaaccccgtctgttgccacacctgctcccatagaccttgagctttgttgcaagacatgcagtccaagcttagtccttgttagaggatttttgtttacggagtcagtgtgtcactgggaagacgttcaacaaccagcagaggtgacttgttgtgacgcagtgcggcaacctcagcaacccgataaggagttgtctgtactacccagacagtctagacagtttcgggttgtcgctgtacttcctcgcttccccatggttgacagttcacagactgtgcagcagtaccatgatcttgtgtccggctccgtcagacgactggcttttaagagctcccacaagtcgtcgctgtctggagattctcagatggactatggatctgaccaaggaactgggcctcctggtcaatttagaggagtcccaactcgtcccatcccagaccattgtctacctgggtatggagcttcagagtcgagcttttcgagcttttccgtcggccccaaggatctaccaagccctagaatgcatccagagcatgctgagaaggaaccgatgctcagtcaggtagtggatgagtctaacagggacactttcatcgctagccctgttcatcgagttagggagactccacctccgcccccttcagtatcatctagctgctcactggataaaggacatgacgctagagacggtcttagttcctgtttccgaagagatgaggtctactctaacgtggtgaaagaacagctttcttctcaaggaaggtctacctttggctgttcagaaacccgaccgccgtctcttctcggacgcatcagacacgggctggggtgcgactttggacggacaggaatgctcgggaacatggaatcaggagcaaaggacacttcacatcaattgcaaggagctgttggcggttcatctggccttgataaacttcaagtccctccagcttaacaaggtggtggaggtggactccgacaacaccacagccttggcttacttcTCCAAgtagggagggactcattcgaggaagttgttctagatcgcaagggacctcctcatctggtcaaaagatcgaaagctcacgctggtaacgaggttcattcagggcgatatgaatgtcatggcagatcgcctcagccggaagggtcaggtcatccccacagagtggacccttcacaagaatgtttgcaacagattTTGGGCCCTGtgaggtcagccaaccatagatctgttcgctacctcgataacctagaggctcccgttgtattgttctccgattccagacccagcagcagttcacgtggatgcttttctgctggattggtcccatctcgacctgtatgcattcccgccgttcaagattgtcaacagggtacttcagaagttcgcctctcgcaaagggacacggctgacgttggttgctcccctctggcccgcgagagaatggttcatagaggtactgcaatggctggtcgacattcccaggactcttcctctaggagtggaccttctacgtcaacctcacgtaaagaaggtacacccaaacctccacgctcttcgtctgactgccttcagactatcgaaagactctcaagagctagaggcttttcgaaggaggctgccagagcaaggaggacatccactctcagagtctatcagtctaaatgggaagtcttccgaagctggtacaaggccaatgcagtttcctcaaccagtaccactgtaacccagattgctgacttcctgttacatctaaggaacgtaagatccctttcagctcctacgatcaagggttacagaagtatgttggcagcggttttccgccacagaggcttggatcttttcaccaacaaagatctacaggacctccttaggtcttttgagacctcaaaggaacgtcggttgtccactccaggctggaatctagacgtggtcctaaggttccttatgtcatcaagatttgaacctctccaatcagcctcttttaaggacctcacattaaaaactcttttcctcgtgtgcttggcaacagctaaaagagtaagtgagatccatgccttcagcaggaacatagttttcacatctgaaacggctacatgttccttgcagctcggttttttgctaaaacgagcttccttcacgtccttggcctaagtcgttcgagatcccaagcctgtccaacttggtggggaacgaactggagagagtactttgcccagttagagctcttaggtactatctaaaaaggtcataacctttacgaggacaatcagaagccttatggtgtgctatcaagaagccttctcttccaatgtctaagaactcagtttcttactaaatcaggcttctgattagggaagcacattctcatctgaaggaagaccttgctttgctgaaggtaaggacacatgaagtgagagctgtggctacttcagtggccttcaaacagaaccgttctctgcagagtgttatggatgcaacctattggagaagcaagtcagtgttcgcatcattctatctcaaagatgtccagtctctttacgagaactgctacaccctgggaccattcgtagcaacgaatgcagtagtaggtgggggctcagccactacattcccataatcccataacctttttaacctttctcttgaatactttttatgggttgtacggtcggctaagaagccttccacatccttgttgatttggcgggtggtcaattctttcttgagaagcgccgaggttaaaggttgtgatgaggtcctttagtatgggttgcagccctttatacttcagcacctaagagtcgttcagcatcctaagaggaccgctacgctcagtaaggaagacgtacttaataaaggcagagtaatggttcaagtcgtcttccttaccaggtacttatttattttatgttatttttgaataactaataaaatgaaatacgggatacttagcttctttgttaacatgtatgctggtctccacccaccaccctgggtgtgaatcagctacatgatcatcgggtaagattaatattgaaaaatgttattttcattagtaaaataaatttttgaatatact carries:
- the LOC137618258 gene encoding LYR motif-containing protein 4-like, whose amino-acid sequence is MAGGKREVLSLYKALLRESRKFSGYNYREYAMRRIKDGFREGKSLVGEEQQRQLQRARESLEIVKRQVVIGSLYGHPDLVIEK